A window from Sphingopyxis alaskensis RB2256 encodes these proteins:
- a CDS encoding adenylate/guanylate cyclase domain-containing protein, with the protein MNAPETPVRAAEAVTPDDADGRPPTVPLAKRVRRLVTQLGPSRMVATILFLVLAVLIARFSWQMPLINAAERALYDARATLMAPKVQQDPRILLVTYNDETLFNTGIRSPLDRSLLTAALANIDQMGAKAIGIDIAFDSPRPDDAALKAQLRAMQTPTWLAYAEQASNPNTIFYEQQKFLESFIADVATARTRPTSVLFHTDDDSVIRRWPDRPAGLPPLMANALAPVDPAHAGYRGAIRFLVPARAGGGQVEPVFANIPIDSFALPMDAAMRAGFSELVKDRYVLIGGDIIDNDQFNTPLSRFPDAITGQHETMIGLEVHAHMLAQQLDGAWARPLAGPTLWVLALLVVLAGGLTSLIDMRARWVALAFLGQMAFFVAFPFWLQGRGIDTTTLPTFGWAVGWLFGYAAVGTAARTIGSRQRAFAQSALGKYLPADVAEQIMRDPDQLSLHGERRNIFCVFTDLEGFTKLSHAVTPETVARLLNEYLDRLSDIVLAHGGTIDKFVGDAVVAFWGAPISRPDDGEKAATAALAMYQAGERFRVDLAAGDIPPIGMTRVGLHVGDAIVGNFGGEGRIQYTALGDSMNTASRLEAANKSLKTGVLISAEAAARSGRDDLVPMGRVTLRGRAQPVDVFTPRPDLAPDQRGRIAALVAAHGAGDNDACVTLATELAQELRQDAAIQFLIERLNQTKRGESYVLS; encoded by the coding sequence ATGAACGCGCCCGAAACCCCGGTTCGCGCGGCGGAAGCGGTCACGCCCGATGACGCGGACGGCCGCCCGCCCACCGTCCCGCTCGCCAAGCGTGTCCGCCGGCTCGTCACGCAGCTTGGCCCGTCGCGCATGGTGGCGACGATCCTCTTCCTGGTCCTGGCGGTGCTGATCGCGCGCTTCAGCTGGCAGATGCCGCTGATCAACGCCGCCGAACGCGCTCTTTACGATGCGCGCGCGACGCTGATGGCGCCGAAGGTTCAGCAGGACCCGCGCATCCTGCTCGTCACCTATAATGACGAGACGCTGTTCAACACCGGCATCCGATCGCCGCTCGACCGCTCGCTGCTGACCGCCGCGCTCGCCAATATCGACCAGATGGGGGCCAAAGCGATCGGCATCGACATCGCCTTCGATTCGCCGCGCCCCGACGACGCGGCGCTGAAGGCGCAATTGCGCGCGATGCAGACGCCGACCTGGCTCGCCTATGCCGAACAGGCGAGCAACCCGAACACCATCTTCTACGAACAACAGAAGTTCCTCGAATCCTTCATCGCCGACGTCGCGACCGCCCGGACCCGGCCGACAAGCGTGCTGTTCCATACCGACGACGACAGCGTGATCCGCCGCTGGCCCGACCGACCGGCGGGCCTGCCGCCGCTGATGGCCAATGCGCTCGCGCCGGTCGATCCGGCTCATGCCGGTTATCGGGGCGCGATCCGCTTCCTCGTTCCCGCGCGCGCCGGCGGCGGTCAGGTCGAGCCGGTGTTCGCCAACATTCCCATCGACAGCTTTGCGCTGCCGATGGACGCCGCCATGCGCGCCGGTTTTTCGGAGCTGGTGAAGGATCGCTATGTGCTCATCGGCGGCGACATCATCGACAATGACCAGTTCAACACGCCGCTCAGTCGCTTTCCCGACGCGATCACCGGCCAGCATGAAACGATGATCGGTCTGGAGGTTCACGCCCATATGCTCGCTCAGCAGCTCGATGGCGCGTGGGCGCGGCCGCTCGCCGGGCCGACGCTGTGGGTGCTTGCGCTGCTCGTCGTGCTTGCGGGCGGACTCACCAGCCTCATCGACATGCGCGCGCGCTGGGTCGCGCTCGCCTTCCTTGGCCAGATGGCCTTTTTCGTCGCCTTTCCCTTCTGGCTCCAGGGACGCGGGATCGACACGACGACGCTGCCGACCTTCGGCTGGGCGGTCGGCTGGCTGTTCGGCTATGCCGCGGTCGGCACCGCCGCGCGCACCATCGGATCACGCCAGCGCGCCTTTGCGCAATCGGCGCTCGGCAAATATCTTCCCGCCGATGTCGCCGAACAGATCATGCGCGACCCCGACCAGCTTTCGCTCCACGGCGAACGGCGCAACATCTTCTGCGTCTTCACCGACCTCGAAGGCTTCACCAAATTGAGCCATGCGGTGACGCCGGAAACCGTCGCGCGGCTGCTCAACGAATATCTCGACCGTTTGTCGGACATCGTGCTGGCGCATGGCGGCACGATCGACAAGTTCGTCGGCGACGCGGTGGTCGCCTTCTGGGGCGCGCCGATCAGCCGCCCCGACGATGGCGAAAAGGCGGCGACGGCAGCGCTTGCCATGTATCAGGCGGGGGAGCGGTTCCGCGTCGACCTCGCCGCCGGGGATATCCCCCCGATCGGCATGACGCGCGTCGGGCTGCACGTCGGCGACGCGATCGTCGGCAATTTCGGCGGCGAAGGGCGCATCCAGTATACCGCGCTCGGCGACAGCATGAACACCGCGTCGCGGCTCGAGGCGGCGAACAAGAGCCTCAAGACCGGCGTGCTCATCTCGGCCGAGGCGGCGGCGCGGTCGGGCCGCGACGATCTGGTGCCGATGGGCCGCGTCACGTTGCGCGGCCGCGCGCAGCCCGTCGACGTTTTCACCCCGCGTCCCGATCTGGCACCGGATCAGCGCGGCCGCATCGCCGCGCTTGTCGCCGCGCACGGCGCCGGGGATAATGACGCCTGTGTGACGCTGGCCACAGAATTGGCGCAAGAATTGAGACAGGATGCCGCCATCCAGTTCCTGATCGAACGCCTGAACCAGACGAAAAGAGGAGAAAGCTATGTCCTTTCCTGA
- the grxD gene encoding Grx4 family monothiol glutaredoxin, whose protein sequence is MSDPATQARISKLVADHPVLLFMKGTPLFPQCGFSSRAIAMLDRLGVEYETVDVLQDMEIRQGIKEYSDWPTIPQLYVKGEFVGGSDIMMEMWEAGELHQLMDGIPTRAQ, encoded by the coding sequence ATGAGCGATCCCGCTACCCAAGCCCGTATTTCCAAGCTGGTCGCCGACCATCCCGTGCTGCTGTTCATGAAGGGCACGCCGCTGTTTCCGCAGTGCGGCTTTTCGTCGCGCGCGATCGCCATGCTCGACCGGCTCGGCGTCGAATATGAAACGGTCGACGTGCTGCAGGACATGGAAATCCGCCAGGGCATCAAGGAATACTCCGACTGGCCGACGATTCCCCAGCTCTATGTGAAGGGCGAATTCGTCGGCGGGTCCGACATCATGATGGAAATGTGGGAAGCGGGCGAGCTTCACCAGTTGATGGACGGCATCCCGACGCGCGCGCAATAG
- a CDS encoding BlaI/MecI/CopY family transcriptional regulator: MAERASESEMQVLSALWDEAPQTAADLTRRVGAANGWTQATVKTLLARLVQKGAVTAEADGRRYLYSPAIGRAEAVGEESQRFVDRLFGGRVSPLIAHLADREALSDADIAEIEALLKKLKS, encoded by the coding sequence ATGGCAGAACGAGCAAGCGAATCGGAGATGCAGGTGCTGTCGGCGCTGTGGGATGAAGCCCCGCAGACCGCCGCCGACCTGACCCGGCGCGTCGGTGCGGCGAACGGCTGGACGCAGGCGACGGTCAAGACGCTGCTTGCACGGCTGGTGCAGAAGGGCGCGGTAACCGCCGAGGCCGATGGCCGCCGCTATCTTTACAGCCCCGCGATCGGGCGCGCCGAAGCCGTCGGTGAGGAATCGCAGCGTTTCGTCGACCGCCTGTTCGGCGGCCGCGTCAGCCCGCTGATCGCACACCTCGCCGATCGTGAGGCGCTGAGCGATGCCGACATCGCCGAGATCGAGGCGCTTTTGAAGAAGCTCAAGTCATGA
- a CDS encoding DUF1476 domain-containing protein, whose amino-acid sequence MTTFDDRERAFETKFARDQEVHFRIIARRNRLLGEWAAERMGLTPEETDAYAKAVVQADFEEAGDEDVIRKLAGDLTAANVDISDAEIRAMLNDKAAEARRQFIDSAN is encoded by the coding sequence ATGACCACATTCGACGATCGTGAACGGGCATTCGAAACCAAATTCGCACGCGACCAGGAGGTCCACTTTCGCATCATCGCCCGCCGCAACCGGCTGCTCGGCGAATGGGCGGCCGAACGCATGGGGCTGACCCCCGAAGAAACCGATGCCTATGCCAAGGCGGTCGTCCAGGCCGATTTCGAGGAAGCGGGGGACGAGGATGTCATCCGCAAGCTGGCGGGCGACCTGACCGCCGCGAATGTCGATATCAGCGATGCGGAGATTCGCGCCATGCTGAACGACAAGGCCGCCGAAGCGCGGCGCCAGTTCATCGATAGCGCGAATTGA
- a CDS encoding glycine zipper 2TM domain-containing protein, with translation MKRIFAAALLAAVALPTGTAYADPPPWAPAHGKRAKDRAIYDSHGRYYEPRRLSRGDRIWRGRDGRYYCRRDNGTTGLIIGGAVGALVGRELDGGRDRTVGTIIGAAGGALLGRAIDRGELRCR, from the coding sequence GTGAAACGCATTTTCGCCGCCGCACTTCTCGCCGCCGTGGCGCTGCCGACCGGCACCGCCTATGCCGACCCGCCGCCGTGGGCGCCCGCGCATGGCAAGCGCGCCAAGGATCGCGCCATCTATGACAGCCATGGCCGCTATTACGAACCGCGCCGCCTGTCGCGCGGCGACCGCATCTGGCGCGGTCGCGATGGCCGTTATTATTGCCGCCGCGACAATGGCACGACGGGCCTGATCATCGGGGGTGCGGTGGGGGCGCTGGTCGGGCGCGAGCTCGACGGCGGTCGCGACCGCACGGTGGGCACCATCATCGGCGCCGCCGGCGGTGCGCTGCTCGGCCGCGCGATCGACCGCGGCGAACTGCGCTGCCGCTGA
- a CDS encoding BolA/IbaG family iron-sulfur metabolism protein, which translates to MGMREDELKAMIEAAFPGAAVTITDLAGDNDHYSAHVVSESFRGMSRVAQHKAVYAALGGRMGGELHALQLTTAVPS; encoded by the coding sequence ATGGGCATGCGCGAGGACGAATTGAAGGCGATGATCGAGGCGGCGTTTCCGGGCGCCGCGGTAACGATCACCGACCTTGCCGGCGACAATGACCATTATTCGGCGCATGTGGTCAGCGAATCCTTTCGCGGAATGAGCCGCGTCGCGCAGCACAAGGCGGTCTATGCCGCGCTCGGCGGGCGCATGGGCGGCGAACTTCATGCCTTGCAATTGACCACCGCCGTTCCTTCATAG
- a CDS encoding CHAT domain-containing protein, with product MTVRVPHWMPALAAVVLTVPTGALAQGGDPTLRDSFSIGSEGGALCEVQATVRDPVVEGMFERAWTVVCRDASQPVGTIRVLRAATDDARARIERARADRVTCTAGRCTLRDSDAVWTTRIETNGANAYTAEGFEAYADALAIALESVRQRRVVPGVIRVATTSVGGNDGFARTLAGAIDIDKALAEGYRRNHSGDYAEAAEFFDALSRRALEEQAAVGVDATEFTLNRALQRSNLGEFAEAERLFAEVEAIPTSDPVQLRLRRNFRAIHALNQRDLDGAAARLQAAIPPLATGVIVADGAVTLAPAIVAGVNSGGDARLVQAGERERLSPIERAQIIDAQAVHLLGTVERLRGDAAAAKAAQIKGLADALAVREGRVTSIIRLRSQMLGELALAEEALGDIGAADARFGEAVALLAVEYPETTALASARARYAAFLTRQGQDDKALGIYREVVGALAESQRSTVGMANMMAPYYRLLAARADSDPAALQDFFVASQLQIRPGVADTQAVLARELSSGSDEGARLFRQATTLNRDIERARIEDARLAQLPQSAEIAALRADIRTQLDNLAFQQAETIVRLSAFPQYRVVAPGKLDLGELQAVLRDDEAYLKMLVVGDSVYAMLVESGGAMLWKSDIGAADLERAVDAIRSTISIVENGRRVTYPFDAATARRLYGQLFGPVAARLPMVPHLIFEPDGAMLRLPVNLLITSDTGLAAFEQRVLDPEADPFDMRDIAWLGRTSRPSTAVSALAFRNARQAAPSKAANQYFGLGENLPLGDRLPSLGTRGAAGGMDGDCLWDASQWARPISADELVTARNAMGADAGALLTGGAFTDTAVKTRDDLADYRIIHFATHGLVTAPRPACPARPALVTSFGGQESDGLLTFQEIFDLRIDADLVILSACDTAGAASVAATREAGLSGGGNALDGLVRSFIGAGGRSVIASHWPAPDDFDATTRLISGLFTADDGASVADALWATQRRLMDDQQTSHPYYWAGFAIIGDGAQPLLRGAQTARHGQAAGRAAR from the coding sequence ATGACCGTTCGAGTTCCGCATTGGATGCCCGCTCTGGCGGCCGTTGTCCTGACGGTGCCGACAGGCGCGCTGGCGCAGGGCGGCGATCCGACGCTGCGCGACAGTTTTTCGATCGGGTCCGAAGGCGGCGCGCTGTGCGAGGTTCAGGCAACGGTGCGCGACCCGGTTGTCGAGGGCATGTTCGAGCGCGCATGGACCGTCGTGTGCCGCGACGCGAGCCAGCCCGTCGGCACGATTCGTGTGCTGCGCGCGGCGACCGACGACGCCCGCGCGCGCATCGAACGGGCGCGGGCAGACCGCGTGACCTGCACGGCGGGCCGCTGCACGCTGCGCGACAGCGACGCCGTCTGGACGACGCGGATCGAAACCAACGGCGCAAATGCCTACACCGCCGAAGGGTTCGAAGCCTATGCCGACGCACTCGCCATCGCGCTCGAATCGGTGCGCCAGCGGCGCGTCGTTCCCGGCGTGATCCGCGTCGCGACAACCTCGGTCGGCGGCAATGACGGTTTTGCCCGCACGCTCGCGGGCGCGATCGACATCGACAAGGCGCTCGCCGAGGGATACCGCCGCAACCACAGCGGCGATTATGCCGAGGCGGCCGAGTTTTTCGACGCGCTGTCGCGCCGCGCGCTGGAGGAGCAGGCGGCGGTCGGCGTCGACGCGACCGAATTCACGCTCAATCGCGCGCTGCAACGTTCGAACCTCGGCGAATTTGCCGAGGCCGAACGCCTGTTTGCCGAAGTGGAAGCGATCCCGACCAGCGATCCGGTCCAGCTGCGCCTGCGTCGCAATTTCCGGGCAATCCACGCGCTCAATCAGCGCGATCTGGACGGCGCCGCGGCGCGACTGCAAGCAGCGATCCCGCCGCTCGCAACGGGCGTGATCGTCGCCGACGGCGCGGTGACGCTGGCGCCGGCGATCGTCGCCGGGGTGAACAGCGGCGGCGATGCCCGGTTGGTGCAGGCGGGCGAACGCGAACGATTGTCGCCGATCGAGCGGGCACAGATCATCGACGCGCAGGCGGTCCACCTGCTCGGCACCGTCGAACGCTTGCGCGGCGATGCCGCGGCGGCCAAGGCGGCGCAGATCAAGGGCCTGGCCGATGCCCTCGCGGTGCGCGAAGGGCGCGTCACCTCGATCATCCGCCTGCGTTCGCAGATGCTGGGCGAACTGGCGCTCGCGGAGGAAGCGCTCGGCGATATCGGCGCTGCCGACGCGCGCTTTGGCGAGGCGGTCGCGCTGCTCGCGGTCGAATATCCCGAAACCACCGCCCTCGCCTCGGCGCGCGCGCGATATGCCGCCTTCCTGACCCGGCAGGGGCAGGACGACAAGGCGCTGGGCATCTATCGCGAGGTTGTCGGCGCACTCGCCGAATCGCAACGTTCGACCGTGGGCATGGCCAATATGATGGCGCCCTATTACCGGCTGCTCGCGGCGCGCGCCGACAGCGACCCCGCCGCGTTGCAGGATTTCTTCGTCGCCAGCCAGCTCCAGATACGCCCCGGCGTCGCCGATACGCAGGCCGTACTCGCGCGCGAACTGTCGAGCGGCAGCGATGAGGGCGCGCGCCTGTTCCGGCAGGCGACGACGCTGAACCGCGACATCGAACGCGCGCGGATCGAGGATGCGCGGCTCGCGCAGCTCCCGCAATCGGCCGAAATTGCCGCGCTGCGCGCAGACATCCGCACCCAACTCGACAATCTGGCGTTTCAGCAGGCGGAAACGATCGTCCGCCTATCGGCCTTTCCGCAATATCGCGTCGTCGCGCCGGGCAAGCTGGACCTCGGCGAGCTGCAAGCGGTATTGCGCGACGATGAAGCCTATCTGAAGATGCTGGTGGTCGGCGACAGCGTCTATGCGATGCTCGTCGAATCCGGCGGCGCGATGCTCTGGAAATCGGACATCGGCGCTGCCGACCTCGAACGCGCGGTCGATGCGATCCGATCGACGATCTCGATCGTCGAAAACGGCCGCCGCGTCACCTATCCCTTTGATGCGGCGACGGCGCGCCGTCTCTACGGCCAGCTTTTCGGCCCCGTCGCCGCGCGGCTACCGATGGTGCCGCATCTGATTTTCGAGCCCGACGGCGCGATGCTGCGCCTGCCGGTCAACCTGCTCATCACGTCCGATACGGGCCTTGCCGCTTTTGAACAGCGCGTGCTGGATCCCGAGGCCGACCCGTTCGACATGCGCGACATTGCGTGGCTCGGCCGCACGAGCCGCCCCAGCACCGCCGTTTCCGCCCTGGCCTTTCGCAACGCGCGGCAGGCCGCGCCGTCGAAGGCTGCGAACCAGTATTTCGGGCTTGGCGAGAATCTGCCGCTTGGCGACCGGCTGCCTTCGCTCGGCACGCGCGGCGCGGCGGGCGGCATGGACGGCGACTGCCTGTGGGACGCCTCGCAATGGGCGCGGCCGATCTCCGCCGATGAACTGGTCACCGCGCGCAACGCAATGGGCGCAGACGCGGGCGCCTTGCTCACCGGCGGCGCCTTCACCGATACGGCGGTCAAGACCCGCGACGACCTTGCCGACTATCGCATCATCCATTTCGCAACGCACGGCCTTGTCACCGCCCCGCGCCCCGCCTGCCCCGCGCGCCCGGCGCTTGTCACCTCCTTTGGCGGGCAGGAATCGGACGGACTGCTGACCTTTCAGGAAATCTTCGACCTCAGGATCGACGCCGACCTTGTCATCCTTTCGGCGTGCGACACCGCGGGCGCGGCGAGCGTCGCGGCGACGCGCGAGGCGGGGCTCTCGGGCGGCGGCAATGCGCTCGACGGGCTGGTGCGCAGCTTCATTGGCGCCGGCGGCCGCTCGGTGATTGCGAGCCACTGGCCGGCCCCCGATGATTTCGACGCGACGACGCGGCTGATCAGTGGACTGTTCACCGCCGACGACGGCGCGAGCGTGGCCGATGCGCTGTGGGCGACCCAGCGGCGGCTGATGGACGATCAGCAGACGTCCCATCCCTATTATTGGGCGGGCTTCGCGATCATCGGCGACGGTGCGCAGCCGCTGCTTCGCGGCGCGCAAACGGCGCGGCACGGACAGGCGGCCGGCCGCGCCGCGCGCTGA